The following proteins are co-located in the Thermoanaerobacterales bacterium genome:
- a CDS encoding Lrp/AsnC family transcriptional regulator — protein sequence MNADRRLEILELLANDARLTARQIAVMLGEPEEEVCAAIAELEANHTILAYRTLINWDKAGRSRVLALIEVRVTPQREVGFQAIAERVGRFPEVKTLYLMSGAFDLAVLVEGKTMQEVAFFVATKLAPLEGVTSTTSHFVLQTFKEEGVIVEDGEGDHRLVVSP from the coding sequence ATGAACGCCGACCGCCGTCTCGAGATCCTGGAACTCCTGGCGAACGACGCCCGCCTGACCGCGCGCCAGATCGCGGTCATGCTCGGCGAGCCCGAGGAGGAGGTGTGCGCGGCCATCGCCGAACTCGAGGCCAACCACACCATCCTCGCCTACCGGACCCTCATCAACTGGGATAAAGCGGGCCGCTCACGCGTCCTGGCCCTGATCGAGGTCCGGGTGACCCCCCAGCGCGAAGTGGGCTTCCAGGCGATCGCCGAGCGGGTCGGCCGCTTCCCGGAGGTCAAGACCCTCTATCTTATGTCCGGGGCCTTCGACCTGGCCGTGCTGGTCGAGGGGAAGACCATGCAGGAGGTCGCCTTCTTCGTGGCCACCAAGCTCGCCCCGCTGGAGGGCGTGACCAGCACGACGAGCCACTTTGTGCTCCAGACCTTCAAAGAAGAGGGCGTCATCGTCGAGGACGGCGAGGGCGACCACAGGCTGGTGGTGTCGCCATGA